The DNA segment GGGCAGCGGCCTCCAGAATGAAGACAAAGAAGGGAAAACACAAAGGTAAGAAGGGAATATTATTTTCTCATATCCTGCTTGATTATTTACATAGCTATATATAGAGGACTTCCTCTTAACAGATTTGTATGATTTCTATTCAAAAGGAATCTAATAACGGATTTGATATGCATGACTGCCTATGAGGGAGCAACCACTACAAGCAGGATTCTGGACTGATTTTGCTAATTCGATCTTCCCATTCTGCCCCTTATACGTAATCAGCCAGGTATGCCGTCTTCACTACTCTTCTCTTGGTCCCTTCTCCTCTCTGCACCATTGATGCTGGTGGTTCCTGTATTTTTGGCATTCTAAGCTTGTTCGTAACACAGCTCCTCGCTTTTGCTCCGCAACGCAACATGTTCCCATGTTTGAGTCTTTTATTAGACCTTGAGATTACCACCGTTCAATAATGCTCCTTCTATCTATCTTTCGTCCCGTACATCTCGTGTACAATAAATCAAGCCTCGTGTAGTACTGTGACTTCAAATTTCAATGATACTTATAATTTGTACTGTACACCAATTCATGTTTATTCTGCCATTGTATTTTCCAGGACTAgtagaataaatatattgaatgaAACCGAATCACTTGTAATTTTGTATCCAGACTCAGCTAAATAATGCTCTTGGATATGAAAATTAGTTGCAAACCCGACAAGAAGGTAGATTAAATTACCTTGTCTGTGATACACAGGGGGGCAACTGATGCCCCCAATAAtgcatgaaaattatattttttttcttcctataaAGTTGTTTAGAAGTAGAGGTTGATgctttaactaaaaaataaaaaagattgatGAGCCTAAAAAGACTATCACATAAATAGTTTTATTAGATACGTACTGTCCCATTTGTATCATAGACAAGGTAATTTAATCTACTTTCTTGTTGGGTTTGCAACTAGTTTTCATATTCGAGCATTATTTAGTTGAGTCTGGATGCAAAATTACAAGTGATTCGGTTCCGTtcaatatgtttattttactaGTCCTGGAAAATACAATGGCAGAATAAACATGAATTGGTGTACAGTACAAATTATAAGTATTGAAATTTGAAGTCACAGTACTACAGGAGGCTTGATTTATTGTACACGAGATGTACAGGGGCGAAAGATAGATAGAAGGAGCACTATTGAACAGTGGTAATCTCAGGGTCTAATAAAAGACTCAAACATGGGAACATGTTGCGTTGCGGAGCAAAAGCGAGGAGCTAAAGCTTAATTTTGAGGAAGCCATATCTATGACCAAAAGATTGTCCTCCAACTGATGCCCCCCAATAACAACAGAGGCTTCAAGTTGAATCGAATGCATTTCTTTTGGTTTCATCCCTCCATCAACAAATGCAAGACACGCCACATTTTTACTTGTCATAACCGTCATCGAATTGGCTCCATATATAGTCCACTGTGCTCCCCCGGGTAGCACTAGATCAATACTTGGCACAGCTAGGCCGGTGATAGAATTCCTAATGGTGCTTGTATCGAAGCATGCATCAAACGGTGGCACTGGTGCCACtctcttcattcttcttccttCAGCCTTGTTGATGAACTCTTGAACAAAGGGTTTGTAGAGTGAACTATGTAATTCAGTCCACGGAGTCATGGTACTAATTTTGGTACCCCCATTTCCCTTCTTGTCAATGGACAACAGAGAAGAGTTTAAGTTAAGAACATGACCATCGATCTTAATTGCTTTCACATCGATGAAGTATTCGATAGAAGGAGCACCGTATATAGACACTGCACCGGTGGCAACGGGGTTGACAACAAGTGGGGTGGTTTGGAGAAACTTGGACTCAACCTGAGGGTGGCCACCACCAGCTCCAATGAAGATGTTACCAAATCCTTTCAAGTTATTTGAAGAAGGGAAGCAGAGAGAAAACTTGGGAATAAGCTTATTTGACAAAACTAGTTGTGATGGCAATGCAAGTTCTGAGTGTGAAAAGCCTATGATCCCTTTAGAGGTTCTGGGTAAACCTTGTAAAGCATTGCCAGAGAGGCCATCATCCAAGTCAACGCAGCCAGCAAGAAAGCCAGGGATGTATGTATGAGACAAGAATATGGTATCCTCGACCATTGTATAGCTGGAACTGAATTGAGCCAATGGGTTGCTTACTGTGATAGTACAGTCGCTGATTGCGCAGCCTGGTTTATAAGGGCCAATGCAGCCAGTGGAAACGCATGCAGCACCCTCGGGGCATTTCTTTGACTTACAAACGATCTTACGTTTGGATGATGAATTGTAGCGTCTGTTGCTGCAGTCATGCCAGAGGTTTTCTCCGCCAAGATCAATCACTAGATTTGTGCTGTGTTGGGGAGTTCCAATGCCAATTGTGGTGTAGAACATGTTGGTTGCTGCGTCTATCTTAATGGGCAGGAAGaagattttttttggtttggaaGTTGATTCATCTGGTAATGGTAAAGAGGAAACTGAGAAGAGGGATATTGAAAGCAGGATGAAGTGGATGGTGGCAGCAGAACAAGATGACGAAGCCATTGTGAGCATAAGCTAGAGGATTGCTCTACGCAGTTCAGCGTGTGAAGTTTCAATTTTATAGCATATCACTTGCAATGTGTAGATATTAATCTTAATGACCATATTTATGACTCTTGGACCACACTTTTTCGTCAAAAAAGGGGGCTCCTCGATCTGTGTGGCTGGATGAATagcattttttcaaataaaattgacTAGTTCTATGTTTTTTCAGATATTTTCTAATTGAAGACTGTTTTTATGAGTGTTTATTCTCCCGGTTAAATTAAGGTAATGATGCTTTTAGCCTTATAACATTCTAAGATTTGTACATTCAACAATTATATGAGATACGTTAAACCACTTTTTTTATGGGATAATCAATTTATACATCTACTTAAACATAAGGATAAAGAAGTCAGTGTCTTGTTTGGCGTCAATTTAGTATTTTCTTTCATGGAAGAGACTGCTCTAACATAAGGATAACGAAGAGCGAACTCCATTTGTATTGGATGAAAAATTGAGTCAAACAGAAGCAATATCCATCGTCCAGTCCATGTACATCATTCGTTTGTTTGCCTGCCAACTATGCGACTCTGAAAAATATCCACCAAGATCAGCTTGTACGTACACATTATTTTGAatagaaatcaaaatcaaatggcAACACTTCCATCACACTCGAGCCTAATATCATCCATcaaggagatataaggttggccCTGGTTGAAGAAAGTTGAGAGGAGAAAGGAGGAAAAAAAGGTTATGGGTTTAAATCTTTCCAGTTaacatttctaataaaattaataaattaatatttgtctataaaataaatttatcatccaCCAAGATCTGCATATACAACTATAAGTTGGTACTAATACGGATACAAtcacttaatttaatttactgaTACAGGCCCCACAACAAAACATTTGGTTTCTTGTTTTGCagcatcaaaatttaaataattagaggATAAAAATCATAggccaaaaaaatatatgctaGAGGTCGTACTAGTTGGATCATGTCCCCCCCTCTGCTACGCGTGGTAAAGGTCccgataagaaattaaaatatatttattgctcAACGAGTTCAGCCATTCCTTTCAACCTACCAAGCTGTGTTTCATCAAATGTGTATGGTCCCTCGCATAATCACATTGGCTTAAGACTAACATGATATAAAAGAGAGTGGACAGAGATCATAGTAGAACAACTAAAGGGTATCATCAGTCAACATCATTCCCTGAGGCCTCATATATCCTAACTACATCACCTAAACACAATTTGAAAATCACGTCATTACAAGATCCCTCTTAACAGCTTCGATAATCTAACGAGTTTAGTTGAAGAATGACACTTAACCTAAATTACCTgtctttaatatttatataactaaattcaAAAACTAAAGGTAACAAGCCAATtgatctaaataaaataaacaaaaaaagggaattGCAAGagattatgaattaaattaaacaacaacaacGAAAAATTACACTCATTTCCTTTGaaataaattcaaatgacattcacacttctaatttttaaacaaacatTCACCTTCATTTGTTTAATTTAGGGACAAAAATTCAATTATGTTGTTTGATTAAGTGACACTTTCTGCACAACTTTCACATTTTTGCATGCCACAAGAAGGTAAAAATGTATATGTTACAGAGACACAAAATCACAAGACTATATTATTCCGAATTAAAAAACTATATCACACGTTCccgtattttatttattttgttatgtgTAATGTGTTATGGGGAAGtggatattttgtttttcattttttatcatgatatttTTCAATCGTTGGCAAGTTTAGTGTTGCCTAAAGTGTAAAATGTTGTAATGTTGGTGCTCACCAAACTAGGAATATAGCATATAGTTCAGCATCCTGATTGCTCCATTTCTTCCTTGAAGTTTATCAAAATACAATGTGGGTCGGGACAAAGTTCGTGTTTTACTTGTATTTAAATGAAATAGTGTCTACCGGTTAAAGTAAATATGGGATGGAAgtttaatgttaaattataataaaaatctaaCATTTCAAAGAACAGttatttaatatgaaatatatctAGTTGTATAAATCATAATAGAATGTGtgattaaaataacaaattaaaagaataaaaggcatttaaaactataataaataatttaacgttttatattttttcaagtgatgaaatatatttttgtcaaatttcatattaagttattttatttaaatagtcCAAACgataaaaactaattatattatttcattctcctttccttaatttttactTGATCAAAACATGGCTTAGaagaaaagaatagaaataatatactgattaaatattgaaaataacgttttttttaatgaaaaaccgTTATTAACACACTTCATCGTagcttttaatataatttcacaataatgtttttgataaactttttatagcattttaattaatattggaaaaaaaaagaaaccttGAAAACAAGTCTGAACTGATCGAATAGATTTCATTTCTTATTCGAATTTGCATTTGCATGGTTGGCATCATTAAATGCTTGGAAATGGATAAGATGGCGGTGGCGGGAGTCAATTTTGCAGCGGGTCTGTTGGACCTGGCCGTGGACGGGTCCTGCTTCTGCATTTGTACGGACCAAAATAATGCAATGCAACTTTCAAACTTGTCTCCGACAATTTTGAAGATGAGGCAAGTTCGAACGAATGAACAATGCAAAATATACGATGAGCTGAATTTTTTGACCCATTTTTGAAACCCAATTAACCTGTCATGAACCACATTATGCTGGGTCGGTAGCAAGATGAGTTAAGTTGTTAGACTACTGATATTTTAGgatataagtttaatttttcaacCCGTTTTCAAAAGCAAATCAACCTGTCATATATGAACCACATAATGTTGTGTCGCTAGCAAGATGAGTTAACGCAttaggttttttctttttatcggCAAAAAAGTACTCAGAAAAACATATACAAGATCTTAGTACCTTTCCCACCTACACACATCATATGAACTAAAAGCTTTTTTCTTTGCTTTGATTTttacactctttttttttttttttgctttgatATGAACTAAAAGCTTGCCAACGAGGATTCCAGCGTCCGAATATGTGCAACTAGCTGCAGCGCATATAAAAAGATACTAGACCAACATggcaaaaacaaaaacccaAAAAACCATGGATTGGATCATATCAGATCGGGTTTGAACAAATTATGAAACAAAGCCGATTAAAATGGTTTTAGGCCCATTCGAGATTTTCCAATTTTAGGTATCAATTTTACCTGATACAACATGATCAATTGAGGCTGGATTATTgggtttattgttatttttttaaaaaaataattatcattctaaaaattaaaatttctctaTAAATCATACCTATTACCAACAATATTCAACACAATTCATAGAAAATTAAGTTCTTTAAACATGTATGTTGTCAGAATGTCAAGACTTGATACTTAACCATATATTTCTTCatcaaagataggagaaaagaCAATAGAGAGCAATACTAGAAGGTTAGCATGTCTGGGCACTAGTCATGATAACGTATTTAATTAGTATcacaaaaaataatgagaaatccAAAACATGGAGTAGAGCACATGGGTTATCGCCATCACCACTTTAGATTTATCCGTTTGAAATTCTCGCAGCCAATCCACATTCACTCATAATTTGTGGCTTCGCACAACACAGCACAATATTCTCCTCTCTTCTTCACTTCAATATATAGTTACCTGCCTTTCCCGCCAGATTTGAATTGTGAATGGAGCGATTTTATTCTTCTCAACGAGAGAGCCTTCTTTTAGGGTACAATAATGACTATATTAATTCTCTGATTCCGAGGTCGTCGTCCAGCGATTCGATCTCGGAGGTTGATTTCACCGACGTGTTTGGGGGGCCGCCGCGGCGGTCTTCGGTGAACGAAGCGCGGCAGACTGTGGGTGAATTGAGTGAAGAGGAAGGGGAAAGAGGTTGGTGCAGGTGGCCGCCGGAGCGGGAAAAACCGGTGTTTGGGGAGGATAGTGGAAACCGGAGGCGGCATCCCACAAACAAGAACAGTGACTTCTTCGATGATATATTCGGAGGAGAGGCATCAGGGAGCGTGTGTTCCACGCCAAAGAAGCGCGTTGGGGACGCTTTCGCGTTGTCTCGAGTGTCCAGCCCTCTGCCTCTGCCTCCTGCGGCTGATCCCGTTGTTGGCTCTCTCCCTGCAACCTTCAGGTTTTCTTCCTACCCACCTAACTACTTAGCATTAGGGTGACtgcttcaatttttaaaaacaaaaaataaatgttgtacaataaaacatgaaattcttttcatttttaatatatatacacattaaGCTATACCTTTTCAGAtatcaaaatactttttattattttattaaaattagtatCTGTTCCGGcaattttatataactttttaaatgtTCTTGAAATCATTAAAGACttgagattttataaaattggttttacttaaaatttattttaaagttatttatatttacatgttTTATTTTACAAGAAACTTAATAGTAAAGTTTAGTATAATATTTACATATCAAAATAATGTAACATTTGACATGTTTGTAACCTTTAGTAATATCTTATGAATAGTCGTTTTCCGATATTGATAGTTAAGAAAATCTAACATTTatgaacatatatattaattattttttaaaagaatatattaattagcttttaatatttttatttagtttcttaaaaagtaattttcatCTAGTAAACAAAATTCAACATATTATGTTGTATGAACTTAttcattttttgacatataaataaaatatactattaaataaacattcgacatttttgttaaattaaaagttatatcaattatttaagaaatgttatattttttaaaatatatttattacatatgCATTTAAGGTTTTGTTATTTGGTTTACTTAAGAAGTAGTGGAGTCCACACTTAGCTAAAAAAAGTCATTATGTGAATGTCTTTGTAATAAGAAAATATCATTCTTAAACTATGATATACCCAAAATTATTCTAAGAGTATGTTTGGAGTTACAaagaaagatgaaagaaagtTTAGATTGACAAAATGATAATGAAgtgtaacaaaaattaatgaaacatatttcattttattatattattttcggttaaaattaagttgtttaaGATTCGAATTCTAACAGGTCATTcgatatgaaataaattatattaaaaaaaaaatattcatcttaTATGTGTTCACGGTACGCAACTAGTATTAGTTATTGCTTTCAGCGGGATTCATTTCCTATGAATATTATGAttagcaaaaaatatattatgttagattaattaagtttttagtctcttaactttttcatattctaatttttagttcctcaaatcttatttgaCAACTCtagtcttttattaattttcgataaatatttttagtctcttaatttttttttcctaattttagtcttttatatatttctattgttcatatatatatatatatataaaatgagagactaaaaataaataaaaatgagaaaattagtAGTCTTATTGGAATGTGAAGGGATTTAAATTTAACTttcagaagaataaaaaaaattaaattagataacATAATacagtataaataaaaatgagaaaaaagtgTGCAAGAGAAGCTTTTCATGAGAATCTGACACCCCAAGGAACTTTCTATAAATTAACTCACACGTGTATAGATATATTATATTGTATCATATCTATTAGATAGATATAGACATTTCATATACGCATCTACATATGGACACCCACGAATTGGGTCTGATATAAACATCATTGAAAATAAGAACCTACATTAGAAATAAAATGCGCACAGTTGAAAAGTCTAAATATAAACATTAACACCAATGAGAAAGTTGATAAATATGTTACTTGTtctgtccaaataaataaatacgtTACTTGTTTGATGAACTAATCGAATTATTACAactgaaaaatttaaatataaactttAGGGTACCGATGGGAAAGTTGATAAATATGTTCCTTGTTTGATGAACTAATCAAATTATTTCAAACTCAAACATGATTGgaacattaaattatttactataCGATTGACTTTTTAGTTACACAACATATTATGGTTCCTTTTTCCTTACTAATAATCACTTCTTATCTTATACTTTCCTTTTCTAACTTCCCAGTAAGATGGGAAATTCATGATTTAGTTGCCCGGAATTTCAAAGCAATTCATTAATGACTTGTTCATCTTCAATTTGTCATTGATTCTTACTCCTACCACTTTCAACTGACCAGCCTTCCTGCCAAATTGACAAATGGAGTGGACCTTCCAACATTTGGTTCCCCCACTAGGAGTAGGAACCTCAGCAACATCAACGATGGTATTGTTGCTTCAAATGGATTAAAACCTTATCGACAAAGTCTTCTATCACAGGAGTTTTCAAACTCCAGCACATCTGATAAAGCAGACAAAGGAAGCATTATGAAACAAAACATATCTATTAGTGAAGGTTCGCCTGGTGCTAGTAATGGCCAGTTTCATTTCTCAATTTACAAATGGGCAAGTAAAGGGGTGCCAATGGTGATGCCTCTTAGGACAGAGAGAAACTCAAGGAACAAAGATAAGGCTAAACTTGAGAGATGCTCAAGTGCTAAGGAATGGATAGTCAGTGAAATT comes from the Glycine soja cultivar W05 chromosome 6, ASM419377v2, whole genome shotgun sequence genome and includes:
- the LOC114414665 gene encoding basic 7S globulin 2-like gives rise to the protein MLTMASSSCSAATIHFILLSISLFSVSSLPLPDESTSKPKKIFFLPIKIDAATNMFYTTIGIGTPQHSTNLVIDLGGENLWHDCSNRRYNSSSKRKIVCKSKKCPEGAACVSTGCIGPYKPGCAISDCTITVSNPLAQFSSSYTMVEDTIFLSHTYIPGFLAGCVDLDDGLSGNALQGLPRTSKGIIGFSHSELALPSQLVLSNKLIPKFSLCFPSSNNLKGFGNIFIGAGGGHPQVESKFLQTTPLVVNPVATGAVSIYGAPSIEYFIDVKAIKIDGHVLNLNSSLLSIDKKGNGGTKISTMTPWTELHSSLYKPFVQEFINKAEGRRMKRVAPVPPFDACFDTSTIRNSITGLAVPSIDLVLPGGAQWTIYGANSMTVMTSKNVACLAFVDGGMKPKEMHSIQLEASVVIGGHQLEDNLLVIDMASSKLSFSSSLLLRNATCSHV